In Neomonachus schauinslandi chromosome 8, ASM220157v2, whole genome shotgun sequence, the genomic stretch ACAAGGCTTTAGAAATGACTGGATACTGGGAGATTTGGAAGATCGTGGAGGTAGGACCATAGGTTTGACTCTCCCTTGACCATCTGCCCCTACTAGTTCCCATCAAAAAACAGACCAAGAAGCTAAGTAAATGAactcccaaatgaaaaaaatcaaagttccCTTTCAGAACAAGCCTTACAGTGATATCCTCCATGATATGGAGGATAGGATTAATagcagcaaaggaaaaagcagaatCCCAGTAAAAATGAGGGAGGGAGCATTAAAGATCTCTAACGTAGGGTAGTTTCTGAAAACAACAGAAGGGGGAACTATAGAGCCACGCAGCTCTTAAAGCTATCCTGGCCTTTCTCTTACTCCTAAAACCACAATAAAACTCGTTTCACTTAAACATGGGCAACAGAATCCATACAAAATTACTAATAAAATCAAGAAGAATTAGGAGCAGAATAATGTCTCTGCAGATGATGAGAGTATGCCAGAAAGACAACAGATACAAACTGGTGAAAACTATAACCTAAAATTTCAAATtagctaaaaaaagaagaaaaagtcaagcAAAGGATCacaaatatggaagaaaaaaatacattaaaattagaaaaactctGAAATGAGATTCttggagaaaagaaatacttGTAAATAAGggaaagaactgagaaaaaagatgaagaaaaaaattataaatgaagtcCAAATTAAAGGAATACAGGAGCAAATAAACAGGACAGACACTAAGAGAATTGGTAgatagaaggaaagaagacacattttaatcaaaagaaaatgaagagaggaaTTCTACTTCTGGCTGCAATGGAGCAGGAAGAGTTGGATTTATTTTCCTGATTGCAATAACTAAAAAAAGTAGGCataatatatgaaacaatggttcTCAGGACATTGGACAACTGGCAGCGCATGACAGCGAcccctgaggaaagggaaacacaTGAAGTTAGCTTGTGATTGTCCCAACAGATTTGGAGGCTgcagtgcaggggtgggggggcacccaAACAGAGCTTGGTGGGTGCACTGAGTtgagcagagagaaagcagaattcAGAGCACCCAAGTCAGGGGGAGCTACCAGGCAGAACACAGACGTGGGAGGAACTTCACCGAAAGAGCTCTGGAGATCTGCAGAGAGGCCCTCTCTAGTCTTGAGCTGAGAACTGATACGAATGTGCAAAATTAGAAATTACTCAAGAATAGGGAGGGAACAACTGGAAAGCAGCAGACCAAACAATTCCTTGAGCTCACACTGGGCTAGGAATGATTTGTGTTCCTGTTGACTGGCATGGAAATGCCTCAAGGGCATTGTCTCAATAGTGGGGTTAAATTATCCCGAGACCAAAGAGTTCTCTGGACCTGCCCTAGTAAAGCTTAAAAGCAAGCTTTGCAAAGATCCAACCGATTCCAAGTAATGTCATTGTATGCCAGGATGAAGTCCAACTACGTTTAAAGGACTACAACATATCCAGCACTCAACAGCATAAAACTCACAATGTCTGCCATCCAGTCAAAAGttacaaagaagcaggaaaatatggcCCATAACCATGAAGAAAACCACTCATACAAATAGACTAGAAAACACAAAGGTGATGAAGACAAGGCCCATAAAGCAGCTGGTATAAACATGTGCCCCTCGTTCAAGAAAGGCGAGGAGAGCGTGGACACAAAGAGAGaaatgggctcgatcccaggaccccgggatcatgacctgagcagaagtccgatgcttaaccgactgagtcacccgggcgccccgagaaatggaaaatttttaaaagacaaaaatagaactagaaattaaaaatataatatctgagatgaaaaatacttCTATGAAATTAGCAGCAGATTAAACACTGCAGAAAAGATCAGTGAATGGAAGTCACAGCCGTCAAGACTGAAGCAAAGAGACAAAAGTCTGAACAAAAGATGAAcagatctggggcacctgagtggcacagttggttaaacatcagactcttggttttggctcaggtcctgatctcagcgttatgagatcgagcccaccttgggctccaccctcagtgaggagtccgcttgagactctctctccctctgcctctcctgctcctgctctctttctccaaaataaatcaataaaccttaaaataaaaatgaacagatcatcAGTAGACTATGAGACTATGTCAAGAACTCTAAAATACATGTCATTAGGATCCCAAAATAAAGTGGGGGAtggaagaatatttgaagaaattatggtGGAAAATTGTATAATTTTGATGAGATCTATAAGCTCACAGATTCAGGAAGTTCAATGAATCCCGAGCAGAATAAAATTCCAAGTAGGATAGGAAACCATACCAAGGCACATCATATTAAATATGTTgaatgatgacagatggtagtaACTACCAGTAAgtggtgagcattgcataatatatagaagtgttgaatcactatgttgtgcacctgaaactaatataacattgtatatcaattatccttaaataataaatttttttttaaagaaggaaaaaggaggggcgcctgggtggctcagtcagttaagtgtctgccttcggctcaagtcatggtcccaaggtcttgggatcgagccccatgtcgggctccctgctcagcggggaacctgcttctccctctcccactgccactccccctgcttgtactctcttgctctctctgtcaaataaataaataaaatcttaaaaaaaaataaaaaacattttaaaaaagaaaaaaaggatctTCTTAATAAAAGCAGCTAGATATAAAAATAGATCATTACATACAAGGAAACAAAGTTGAAAATTACTAGTGACTACTCATACAGCACAACCTGGAGACAATAGAATGGCATCTTTAAAGTGCTGGCAGAAAACAAGTCGTCTCTGTAAAagtctatatccagcaaaaatatctgtCAAAAATAAGGCagaataaagactttttcagCCAGACAAAAGCTGAGATTCATGCCCCAGATCTGTgctacaaaaaatgttaaaggaagtttttCAGGTAGAAGGAAATGTGATCCACCCAAACAGATGAAGAGACCCGAGTTgtaaatatgtggataaatatgtttttctccCCCCCTTAGGAAGCATGCTGCTGTAAGAATCTTACCCTGTGCATGAAGTGAGATGGTATTATTTGACGGTAGATGATAGCAAGTTAAAGATTTATATTAGAAACCCCAGAGTAACcattaaaaacatacacacaacTAAGCCAATAGTGGAGAtaaatatggaattaaaaaacCCCACTCATAATAGAGAACCAATGAACAATAGCCAAAATTGAAGTTGAAACTGTTAGGACGGAAACTGACATTGCCTGGCTCCTAGAACTGGGCTCTTAGTATATCAAAAATGCAAGGAATGTGCTGCACGAGGCATCAGAGTAAAGAAAGGTTTCTGAGAAAAAGTGGAACCTTAGCCTAACTCGAAGAGCTGAAAAGCATTTTGGGGagagaagtaaaataagataGTCTTGGGAGAGAGGATGGTATATGTAATGATGAAAgtaggagaagaggaagaatgtCATTTTTTAGTTGAAGAAATTAAGATGGCAAAGTGTTCATGCAGAAAGTAACCAGAGAATATTGGAAAGTAATAAGAGAGGTAAAGAGGTTCGCCAGATGGTCCAGTGCTTTGAATTTAGACTTGGGCCAGTGGGCAAGATGGAGCCTCTTAAGGGTTCCTTGTCTCTGATTCAGGTACGCGTCCTCAGCTGCCGCCCTGGATACCCCTTTTTAATGGGCTATAATCACTTTTTTGCTGTTGTATTGCAAATACCATGCACTTTGGAGTCAGAAATCCCCGGGGTTTATATCCAGGTCCTCCACTTAGAGCGGACTGATttggggcaaattacttaatctaaGCCTGAATTGTTTTCGGAACTGTCAGTTCCCTAAAAGATGAGACTGCCAGTCACATGGTAGTCGATCAGTGTCCCTTTTCCCCTGCCTACATTACTGATTCAGGGATGGACACCTGACACAGTTCTGGACAGTCTGTGTTCttcttctctctgggtctctagCAACAGGGTGCTAGGAGCCTAAAGTTGCCACTATGTGGGGGAGAGGCTGCCAAAGAAGGAAGCCAAAACAGAAGAATGCAGTGATAAAGGAGAAAGTTCTGATAACATATTTAGAGGCTCCAGAATTAGTCATGGTAGAACTTGGAAGATCTGCCCCTGGACTTTTTGATTGTGTGAGTCAATAATTTCCCAAACTTACCCTTTTataagcaaatttttaaatgattttggacACAGCCAAAAGCACCTAAActaggggagcttgggtggctcagttggttaagcatccaactcttgattttggctcaggtcatgatctcagggtcctgcgatcgagccccgcctccagctccgcactcagtggagagtctgcttaggattctgtctctccctctccctctgcgcctccctgcgcatgctttctctctctctctctcaaataaataaatcttaaaaaaaaaaaggtctaaaagCACTAAACTATATAGCGTTTCTgtaggatgaaatgagataaatgtGTAACAAACAGCACATGTTAGATTAATACTGGCCATTATCATTTTCTTATCACTATATATACCTTAATGACATTTAAAACTCTGCACAAGTAGATATTAAGAACTcgattttgggcacctgggtggctcagttggttaagcgaatgccttcggctcaggtcatgatcctggagtccctggatcgagtcccgcatcgggctccctgctcggcagggagtctgcttctccctctgaccctcccccctctcatgtgctctctctcattctctctctctcaaataaataaataaaatctttaaaaaaaaaaaagaactcgaTTTTATAGAAGGGTTTAGAGAAGGGAGATAACTTGTTAAGGTCCCAAAGTCGATAAATGACATAATTGAGCTCTCTCTCCATTCTACACTATAGTCTCAGCAGTCACATTCCTAGCACATAGTGGGCACTTGGTAAATGTTgattcccttcctctttcctgtaCATGAGATCCTGAAATCATGCCTATCTACCCAGAGATCTAAAGGAAAGCAGAACCTGGAAGGTTGCTTCTCTAGATCTGGCTCACTTAGGTATAGTCTGCATTAACTTTGATCTTACCTCCTTAGTGCTTGACTCTTCCTGTCTTGACCTCTGAAAGCTCATCCCTTGGGCCCTTTGACTGCATTAGTCACCGACGCCTACCCATATCTTCCTGAGCAGGTGTGTCCCATAATTTCCTCCACGTGTCCCATGTGGTCCCACAGCTGCTCATGCCTGGAGTGTTCCCTGgtgccctctcctcccacccaatTCATCAAAGTACTCTTGGTTCTTTCTCCTCAGTGATCAGGTTTGTGAGTCCCAGTGAAATATATTCGCAAAAAAAATCCCATTGCTTTAGCTGAAAAATGTTCATGATCAGCCCAACCTAACATGAACATTCCTTTATAGGTCATTGAAAGAAATTTCTCTAGAAGTCATGGACATGTGTTGTTGACTAAAAGTTAGAAATGCTGAAAAGTAAGTAAACATTTTGATTCAGAAATCtgaatcaagaaatattttcattcagtCTTCAGCTCTCTGTTTTAGAAAATGAGGACTCTTAGCTTCATGAAGCCTTTTGCAAACTGATGTCTATGGAGAGCACTGGAAGAGGAGCAGTGAGATCTGGGTCAATGTCACTTCTTAGCCACTCTTTAATTATGGAAGAAACTACCAGTTTCCCATCCAGTGTTCATTCTCCACTTCTTGCTTCCTAACAGAACCTCTAAATGGTTGGGAGGCTGGATTATGTGCCCATCCAAAAACCTACTTTGTGCAGCCTTTCCTGCAGGAAAGGAAGTACAAGTAGAAGTCATTGGGGGGACCCCTGCCATGATCTTTAAAGTGGCTTACTCAGCTGGAAGGTACATTTTTACCCTTcttcttcccctctagaacccagGTATCATGACCAAAGCTGCAATGGCCATTCTGTGGCCTGAGGAGAACATGAGGTTGAAAGCCAGTGACAATGATCAGTAGAACAGAAAGAGGATATTGTGGAGCCACAAGGCCTAGACTTGTGTGTCTCTAGACTTTTttaagggagaggaaaaaaaataattcaaagtcaCTGCTGCTAGAAGCCAAATATCAGCCCTAACTGATACAGTGACCTGGGAACATTGCTAATTAAGCAATGaggcttcatttcctcatttgcaaactGATGGAGTCATGTTAGATCCCTACAGTTCCCTCCATTTCTATAACTACAATTTTAAGACTCTATATGGGTGCCCAAGTACAAAAGCCAGGGCTGGCCTGATCTCTATCCTATCTTGGCCTTCCAGGCAAATTCGAAAGCATTTACCTCCTTAGGTGGAAGTCAGAATGATTATGAACATAGAGTTACCACcacgtgacccagcaattccactcctagatatatacccaggagaaatgaaaatacacacacacacacacacaaacttgtacatgagtgttcatagcagcattattcttaatagctaaaaagtggaaacaacctaagtgtccaccaattgatgaatagataaacaaaatgtggcatatccatacaatggaatagtattcatcCATAAACAGGAATGAGGTTCTGaaacatgctacaacacagatgacccttggaaacattatgctaagtaaaaaaaagccagacacaaaaaaccACATgtcctgtatgattccatttatatgaaatgtccagaacggGCAAATCCATAGTGacagaaagattagtggttgtgcaggggttggagggagaggggTTAGGGAGGGACTGCCAGTGGGTATGGGTTTGTGTTTTGGGTGATGATTCTGCCATTACATAGTGGTAATAGTTGCAGAACTCCGTGAATATACTAACACGCACTCACTTGTACTCTTTTGCatagtgaattttatggcatgtcaATTCTATCGcagttaaaggaaaagaaaatagaattatgaAACATTTTGAGTGAAATAGACTGCATCCTATTTGGGTATGTGTTGGCAAGCATGCCTTAAGAAAAAcatgaggagggcgcctgggtggctcagttggttaagtgactgccttcggctcaggtcatgatcctggagtccctggatcgagtcccgcatcggggtccctgctcagcagggagtctgcttctccctctgaccctcccccctctcatgtgctctctctcattctctctctctcaaataaataaataaaatctttaaaaaaaaaaaaaagaaaagaaaaacatgaggaggggcacctgggtggctcagtcggttaagcatctgccttcggctcaggtcatgatcccaggatcctgggattgagccccacatcggtctccttgctcagcagggagcctacttctccctctcccactccccctgcttgtgttcctgctctcgctatctctctctctgtcaaataaataaaatcttaaaaaaaaaaaagaaagaaagaaaaacatgaggaaaagggcgcctgggtggttcagtcagctaagtgtctgactcttggtttcagctcaggttatgatcttaggatcgtgagatggagcctcataTTGGGAttcgcactcagtggggagtatgagtgggattctctctgcctctccctctgcccttcctccaccccaacatgtgctctctctctctctctctcaaaaccagaccaaacaaaaccaaataggTTGGAGGAATAGGATGGATAGGGAGAAAGCCTCTAAGAAACAAGGGTATTAGTGAGTCAGTTTTCAAGTAAATAGCTCAACTTTgaggtacatttaaaaaaacatgactaCACATGCTTAATATCTCTTAaacaatgggaagaaatcagcaTTATAGTAGATGTCAATAGAATATCTCTTAaacaatgggaagaaatcagcaTTATAGTAGATGTCAAATAGCTTTGTCTAGTATATGTCACATCTTAACTAAAATGGGGGTGTGTAAAAGTGGCACTCCAAAGTGCTATTTCCTACTCATTAACTTCCTACTCACTTTCACAATAACTGTGCCCTGATAGAATATTCTTGCAATCAGGATTACATTAGGACATTGTATATGTGGTGTTTCAGGACCAGGAAATTCAGCATCATCTGTCAAACAGTGACCCCACTAGAGACAAAAGCCCTTCAGCACTTTATCTGTGCCCCACCCATCCCGGGAGGTTGAGCTACAGACCAAGGGAcaactttggtttttttctggaagccaggaaatttctctttcccttcttcatgTGGCCTTGTGCATAACAGGACCTGAGAGATGCAGCTATAGAGAAAAGAACACTAAGTCCAAGATCTGATTTGTACAGAAAAAGTTCAGTGGTCTTAGACAAGTCTCTGAGCCTCCATCTCTTTCCTTACAAAATAAGGAGGTCAAACTAGATGATCTCTTAAGGTTACTTTTGGTTCAAATTTCTATTAATCTAGCATCCTTGTGATGAAATGGGAAACCTGCCATAGTCTAAGATCATCTCTGGGGCTGGGTTAAAGGTCCAGGCAAATTTGGAACATATGAGGTTCCTGTTCCTTCTAGACTCTTGGGAGAACCTCAAGATAACTCTAGctgctcctccctcaccccaacCTTTGAATCCTGCATCACATCCCAGTAGCTGTGGTAATATGGATACAGTGTCTGCCTCGAAGTGAATATCCTCCTGGTGGTACATCAGGGAGTGACAGAACATTTCCTTTGCAGAGtgttgaacacacacacacacacacacacacaaccaccatccccaccaccaccaccaccaccaccacgaccATCACCACCACTCCAAATCCCATCACACAGTGGTGATGTAACAGGAAACTGAGAGTTTccaaaagtatcttttttttaaagattttattttatttatttatttatttttatttttttgacagagagagacacagcgagagagggaacgcaagcagggggagtgggagaaggagaagcaggcttcctgctgagcaaggagcccgatgcggggctcgatcccaggaccccgggattgtgacctgagctgaaggcagacgcttaacgactgagccacccaggtgcccccaaaagtatCTTTTAATCCAAGTGTTGGTCTGCAATTTCTTGCTTTTGAACTGTTTTCTTAAGTATGcatttcaaggggcacctgggtggctcagttggttaagcagctgccttcggctcgggtcatgatcccggggtcctgggatcgagccccgcatcgggctccctgctccgcgggaagcctgcctctccctctccctctgcctgcctctctgcctacttgtgctctatctctctgtcaaataaataaataaaaaatcttaaaaaaaaaaaagtatgcatttCAAGTTGTCTTGTACAACGGTGCTCTTAAAGCTTTGCCCCAGAGCATCTGCTTGACTGGTCCGTCTGGCACCCACTGTTCTAATCATGCTGAAGTAAGCTCTAGCAGTGTGCAGACGGGATATGCTGACAGGCTAGCAGGCTGGCCTGCTGGGTGCCTGTCTGCCCCCTTCTCACAaggtgggaaagagaagcaggatACTTACGGTATGCCAAGAAGCACCTGGCAGCAATCCCTGTCTTCTCCAAAGTTACTGATCATGTGTCTGACAGGTTGTGGGGAATGCATGGCCAAGGATCCAGGGGGCCCTGGCAGCTGACCCAGTGTTCAGGGCATTTAAAACCAATGTTACCCTTCAATTAAGTTGTTGGAAGCTTTACACCAGCTCAGCAGGAATGGCACCAGCCAATTCACTGTTAAATATAGAAAACTGAAGAAGTTACTGACTCTGATCCATTTATCCTTACTCATCACTAGGTCTaggttttataatatataatacttgCAAATTGCTACTCTTTTCCATTTTGGAGGCCATTTTCACACTATTTAGATAATGTTCACACTTTTCCTTGGAACCATCTTCATATATACTTCAGCCTCTTTAATGTGGAAATCCCTTATCCACCCCtcatcttttctcctcctctctttttaaaaaaaacatttatgtaGTAGAACCAActagaatgaaataaatacagggtcaaatttaaagtaatatttttcctaattttgcaTTTgtctaaaaataggaaaaatcataagcctacagttttattttttttcttcctatagggatatataaataaatgttatacatTTGTTTATAACTTCACACTCCACTTCTGTTCCCCAAATGAGAAACTGACTGGCCCAATCTAAGGCAGAACATGACACAATTTGGCAGAAAATCTCCACAGAGAAATTTGCAGGATAGCTGTTCTCATATACACAATGATATATGCACAAAATTACTCATTGTGGCACCATGAGGAAAAAGCATAAAGGACCTACATGGCCATCTTAGGGAACCAATGAAATAAAGTATGGCAGGATTACATAATGGATACTGTGTATCCATTTCAAGGAGGGAAGCTCTGTATTTTAAACATACAGTTCAGTGAAGAAAAGAGGCAGCAGAACAGTGTTACTATCATCATAAGAtgtgtgaagaaagaaaaaaagggaataatCTACATCCGTTTGAAGATATATGGAATATTTCTTCAAGGATGCTGGAGAGATAACAGTGCTAAGAATGGTTGCCCTCCAGGGAGGAAAACTGTAGCAAGGAACACAGGAGGAAGAGACTTCCTTTCCACTCTCTATCCTTTAGAACGTGTGCTGTATGCAGGtagtaactattaaaaaaaaaattttttttttgtaaagaagtaAAGACATAGGATTTCTACATGAAATTACACTTAGTCTGCTTTCAAGGAGGCATCCTTTcaactgataaaatatttaagggcattTACAAATTCGCATTGATGTCCCATCTTATATTGGGTATGACTGTGGTTGGCTCAGTTTTACCACACGGACAGAGTAAATTCCTTTGAACTTttacctctcccttctcttttctagAGGAAGAATTTAATATAATGTGTTCTGAAAGTTAACAGGCAAAACCATTATAAAGAAGCCAATAAACAgaagaaggagacagaagagaagacaccGTTAGGACACAAACGTTTATGTGATTTTAGCCATTACAACAGTAGTTCAGAAATATCTCAAATGTTACATTGATGTCATcaataatacaaaaagaaaaaaacccccaaatgaCAGGCAACAGTGAAGAGCACCAGAGACCCAGCGCACACACCTAGAGAAGACCATGCTTCTTTCCTTCAACTGCCAAGAGATTTTCACCACTaagcccccctcccccgtgcTTTCCTTCTCCTCGACTTCCCCTAACCTGCTTTCAATTGTGACTTTAAGCCTCATcctcgccctcctcctcctcgaaCTCCCCCTGTTCGTCGGCCGTGGCGTCCTGGTACTGCTGGTACTCGGACACCAGGTCGTTCATGTTGCTCTCGGCCTCGGTGAACTCCATCTCATCCATGCCCTCGCCCGTGTACCAGTGGAGGAAGGCCTTGCGCCGGAACATGGCCGTGAACTGCTCCGAGATGCGCTTGAACAGCTCCTGGATGGCCGTGCTGTTGCCGATGAAGGTGGCCGACATCTTGAGGCCGCGCGGCGGGATGTCGCACACGGCCGTCTTGACGTTGTTGGGGATCCACTCGACGAAGTAGCTGCTGTTCTTGTTCTGCACGTTGAGCATCTGCTCGTCCACCTCCTTCATGGACATGCGGCCGCGGAAGATGGCGGCCACGGTCAGGTAGCGGCCGTGGCGCGGGTCGCAGGCGGCCATCATGTTCTTGGAGTCGAACATCTGCTGCGTGAGCTCGGGCACGGTGAGCGCGCGGTACTGCTGGCTGCCGCGGCTGGTGAGCGGCGCGAAGCCGGGCATGAAGAAGTGCAGGCGCGGGAAGGGCACCATGTTCACGGCCAGCTTGCGCAGGTCGGCGTTCAGCTGGCCGGGGAAGCGCAGGCAGGTGGTGACGCCGCTCATGGTGGCCGACACCAGGTGGTTGAGGTCTCCGTACGTGGGGGTGGTCAGTTTCAGGGTGCGGAAGCAGATGTCGTACAGGGCCTCGTTGTCGATGCAGTAGGTTTCATCGGTGTTCTCCACCAGCTGGTGCACCGACAGGGTGGCGTTGTAGGGCTCGACCACCGTGTCGGACACCTTGGGCGAGGGCATGACGCTGAAGGTGTTCATGATGCGGTCTGGGTACTCCTCCCGGATCTTGCTGATGAGCAGCGTGCCCATCCCGGACCCCGTGCCGCCCCCCAGCGAGTGGGTCAGCTGGAAGCCCTGCAGACAGTCACAGCTTTCTGACTCCTTCCTCACCACGTCCAGGACCGAGTCCACGAGTTCGGCTCCCTCTGTGTAGTGGCCCTTCGCCCAGTTGTTGCCCGCGCCACTCTGGCCTGCCAGAAGGAGAGACTTCATAAGGCACTGATGACTGGATTAAATTCTTTTTACCCTAAACCCCTTAATATAGATCAATAAGTCAGTGTTCAGATAAGATTATCTCAGATTACCACCCAAGTGGCCAGACATTAAAATATTTGGTTATGGATATAACTATAAACAAGGAAGGCTAGGAATACCTGGCTATTAAAGGTTGAGAGGCAAATTTGTTTTAGCTTATGTTAAGACTGAATGGGCACTCAACGGGATGTTCTTCATTCAGTACTTTCCCTTAGGTGGTCATACCCCTCCACCCCAAGCTGTACAGTGTCAAATGAGCCTCCCCTGCCATCAGCCATGTCAGTCACTCACCAAAAACGAAGTTGTCGGGCCTGAAAATCTGGCCGAATGGTCCAGACCTGACCGAGTCCATGGTGCCCGGCTCCAGGTCCACCAGGATGGCCCGAGGTACGTATTTGTTACCTGCAGGGAACACAGCTGGACTTAGATGTGCAGGCAGAGAGCT encodes the following:
- the LOC110586834 gene encoding tubulin beta-2B chain isoform X3 encodes the protein MREIVHIQAGQCGNQIGAKFWEVISDEHGIDPTGSYHGDSDLQLERINVYYNEATGNKYVPRAILVDLEPGTMDSVRSGPFGQIFRPDNFVFGQSGAGNNWAKGHYTEGAELVDSVLDVVRKESESCDCLQGFQLTHSLGGGTGSGMGTLLISKIREEYPDRIMNTFSVMPSPKVSDTVLVENTDETYCIDNEALYDICFRTLKLTTPTYGDLNHLVSATMSGVTTCLRFPGQLNADLRKLAVNMVPFPRLHFFMPGFAPLTSRGSQQYRALTVPELTQQMFDSKNMMAACDPRHGRYLTVAAIFRGRMSMKEVDEQMLNVQNKNSSYFVEWIPNNVKTAVCDIPPRGLKMSATFIGNSTAIQELFKRISEQFTAMFRRKAFLHWYTGEGMDEMEFTEAESNMNDLVSEYQQYQDATADEQGEFEEEEGEDEA
- the LOC110586834 gene encoding tubulin beta-2 chain isoform X7, translated to MREIVHIQAGQCGNQIGAKFWEVISDEHGIDPTGSYHGDSDLQLERINVYYNEATGNKYVPRAILVDLEPGTMDSVRSGPFGQIFRPDNFVFGQSGAGNNWAKGHYTEGAELVDSVLDVVRKESESCDCLQGFQLTHSLGGGTGSGMGTLLISKIREEYPDRIMNTFSVMPSPKVSDTVVEPYNATLSVHQLVENTDETYCIDNEALYDICFRTLKLTTPTYGDLNHLVSATMSGVTTCLRFPGQLNADLRKLAVNMVPFPRLHFFMPGFAPLTSRGSQQYRALTVPELTQQMFDSESNMNDLVSEYQQYQDATADEQGEFEEEEGEDEA